In Brachypodium distachyon strain Bd21 chromosome 2, Brachypodium_distachyon_v3.0, whole genome shotgun sequence, one genomic interval encodes:
- the LOC104583228 gene encoding uncharacterized protein LOC104583228 — MGCGFLGPTAALLCHFTEAHGWPCVTGVFPGDRVAMHLQAGFNVVVVDRGSDGTTAGRYLVVMKLAPEPFGWTVAAFCLRPRAAEFEGPLFWARDRTLCQISLTYVRNVFRGKKNDGSEDEDGCGDDDDSCGDDDGCNDNEGCKDDLIQQYEETTNADVVCTNLCGGCPDLEECFEAHVFRSVDVVGDEDGVDVIISIIIK, encoded by the coding sequence ATGGGCTGCGGCTTCCTGGGCCCCACGGCGGCGCTCCTCTGCCACTTCACCGAGGCGCACGGCTGGCCCTGCGTCACGGGGGTCTTCCCCGGGGACAGGGTCGCCATGCATCTCCAGGCCGGGTTCAACGTTGTCGTGGTTGACCGCGGCTCGgacggcaccaccgccggccgctaCCTCGTGGTGATGAAGCTGGCGCCGGAGCCGTTTGGCTGGACCGTCGCCGCGTTCTGCCTGCGTCCGCGTGCCGCGGAGTTTGAAGGGCCTTTGTTCTGGGCGCGTGATCGGACATTGTGCCAGATCAGTCTTACCTACGTCCGCAATGTCTTCCGCGGCAAAAAAAATGACGGCAGCGAGGATGAGGATGGctgcggcgacgacgacgacagctgCGGCGACGATGACGGCTGCAACGACAATGAAGGCTGCAAAGACGACCTGATTCAGCAATAcgaggagacgaccaatgCTGACGTGGTGTGCACGAATCTCTGTGGAGGGTGCCCCGACCTGGAAGAATGCTTCGAGGCGCATGTGTTCAGGTCAGTCGATGTTGTGGGAGACGAGGATGGCGTTGATGTCATCATTAGCATCATCATCAAGTAA